The following is a genomic window from Panthera uncia isolate 11264 chromosome B4, Puncia_PCG_1.0, whole genome shotgun sequence.
TCTGGCCAGGTGGTGTACTTCACAGCCACATTCCCTTACCTCATGCTGGTGGTCCTGTTAATTCGAGGGGTGACGCTGCCTGGGGCAGCCCAAGGAATTCAGTTTTACCTGTACCCAAACCTCACGCGTCTGTGGGATCCCCAGGTAAGAAGCCACAGACAAGGGCCATCACGTGGCCCTGGAGGGTGTTTCCGTGCACTGTGGTCCGGAATCCCTGCTCCTGGCCCAAACCCCAAGGCATCCATGGTGGCGTAGGGGGGCTCCAGACATGTGTCAACAGCTGTTTGTGGTCCCTGCTTGGCTCACACCTCTCAGGGCTGCCTGAGACGTGTCCCTCGGGGCCTTTTACTCACAGGTGGCGGCCCTTTCCCCACCGTCTACCCCGTCCCctttttgcactttttttctcttggtgatCTTTCACACTGAGCTTCCTCTCTATTTCTTCACCCTCCACCAGCTCCTCTGGTTCCCTCCCTGTGGCCACGTGGCCCATTCTGAGGTGTCCCGGGCCCCTCCCAGACAGCTGGGCTGGTATTGAGTTTCCTGTCAGTTGTCAAGAggcccctgcctcttccctcccctttggCCCTTCCTTTGTGCCCACACTCTGTCTGCTTCAGCCAGCTTCCTCGTGGCTTGGcgcagggaggggggtggtgctGCTTGCTGACTGGAGGGGTTTGTAAAGCAGGGCCTGAAATAAGAAGCCACTGCCTCTGACGGGTTTCTTATCTTCTCATGTTTGGCAGCCATTTTGAAAGCTGGCAAAGCCAGGAGGTGTCGAGGGCCGGAGGGGAGCGTGGGTAAGCTCCACCCCAGAGCCCCTAAAATGTGTTGCCCAGCTACGTGCCCCGCCTCTGCCTCCCTGCCACGGAGGTCGCCCTCCCTGGGGAGCATGTACAATTTAGAGATCCTCCCCTTGGGTCCTGGAGGAGTTCTCTGAGCTTGGAAAGGGGCCCTAAGGAGACATAGGGCGGGAGGCTCCCAGCACAGAAAAGACTAACCGTTGGATGGCTTTGCAAACATCATAAATAATGCGGTACCAGCACATTCCCTGAAACTGCCCAGGGGGAATAAGAGCAAAGGGAGCGGCACACAGTTCCACGCTTTCCTCTGGGGCTGGGCGCTCAGAAGCATGCAGAAGCGATGGGTCCCCATGATACAGAATTTTGGGTGATCCAGCAGCTGAATTTTTCTTAGGCCTTCCAGCCACCCCAGCCGAGTTAAGTTCTCCCATCCCAAGTTCTACCAGGCCTGCTGTGGCTCCCAGAAGTAGCCAGAGCACTTGCATTCAAAACCTCCCCCAGGGAATCCATAGCCTTGCATCCTAGGTATTGCTCAGTGACCTGGGGGGATATGGGCTTATCCCACCCTCCCCCATTTCTTAAATATAGTGGAGGTGCAGATTGCTGTGGCGTCAGCTTCACGTGAGGCACAAAGGCTGTAGTCAGGCTTTGGAACAAACCATAAAACTGTAGGTGTTGGCGCTAAAACGACCCCAGAGATCATCTAGTGCAAACTCCTCATTGAACAGATGAGCAAAcaaggcccaaggtcacacagcaagtaagtggcTGGCCAAacaaagtgtatttttattttgtgaatcatAAGTACTTTGACTTATCTGGGACCAAAGTGTTGTGGTGGAGAGTCCACAGCGAACAGGAGGTCGTGGGGGCAGAGTTGAAGGACAGCTTTGAAGGCCAAGGGTAGACTCTGGCTTGGGTCTGTTGTGCAGGAGAGCTCCGTTGTCGTTCTGGAGCAGCAGAGGTGTGAACCAGTCGTGAAACCGCACAGTCTGCCTTTGTTGGGAggtcagggagggaaggaagggctgtGTTCAGGCGGGGAGACAGGCAGGTAGGCTGACACAGAACTAACTAGGAGAGAGGGGTCTGGGATTTCTGGAATGGATTTACGGCTTCTGTGATCAGTGCCTCATTTGTCCTGATCAGCTATTTATAGCCAACAACTATTGAGTGCTAACTATATCCCTGTCATTGTTAAGAGGCTTACATCCATTATTATAGCTTATCCtcacaacagatcaatgaagtaTCCTCATTTCATAGATAGGAAATGAAGGCTTAGAGAGTTTAATGAATTTTCCATCCTCGTGTCTGCAACTGGAAGCTGGGCCCGAATGCTGACAAATCCCATATACTTTAtgatctctctttaaaaaaaaaaaattgttaatgtttacttatttttgagagagacagagtgcaagcaagggaggggcagagagagagggggacacagaatccaaagtgggctccaggctccaagctgtcaacacagagtggggctagaacccacaaaccgcgagatcatgacctgagcggaagtcatacgcttaaccgactgagccacctaggcgcccctactttAGGATCTCTTGAAAGCAAAGTCCCGTCTGCACATCTTGGTTTTTCTCAtagctcattcattcagcaaaaatTTCTTGAACATTCATCATGCAACAGGTCTGTTCTAGGTGTAGCGTTTGTTGTAGAGTAGCTTCTAGCAAACATGAAGAAGGTGGACCAGATAGCCTTCAACTCTGAGCATTAATAAAGCCACGACTCCGGGTCTGGGTTACCGCAGGGAATAAAACCTCTTTTAATCTGCCCTCTGGGATATTACCCTTCCAACCCCAGCCAGCTGTAGGCTGTGCAGATAACATGTGTCTTCCTGGTCCTCTGAAGCCATGAGGAGGGAGATGTTTGAAGAGCCAGGCTTGGTCTGGGCTTCCCAGCAGCCTCACTGGCAGCCAGGTTCTGGTCTCATGCTGCAGGAAGCCTTTGTTGTCAGCGAACAGAGCAGCGGCCTGCAGGTGTGATGCTCCTGCCAGAGCCCTAATTGAATGTAGTTGGCACTCCCCAGGAAGTGCGATAATTCCAACTGGCATTTGCCTGGCACTTGAGAACGGTGCAAAATTCCTGCTAGCCAACACAAAGACCAAAGACATCTCTCTCTGCCAAGCAGTTGGtctgggagtggggaggcaggcagagacaATGCTGGGTTGATCtggctttctcctctctttctgccaggCTTGCTGTGTGTCAGGCAGGTCACGGACTCTCCTCGTGTTTCCTGGGGCTCGTCTCTTTCACGTTGTGGAGTAGATCCTGGAAACTCAGGACCCTACTGGGTGCTTGTTTCTTTCCCTCGTCTGGCCCTCTGTCCTGCTGCACTTCCATAGATGGATGGGGCAGCAGGCTGAGGGTACAGTGTCCAAAGAGCCCTTGTGGAGCCTTTTAAAGCCCTATGTTAAGCTATTCTAATGAAGGGTCTGTTAAGGGAAGAGGTTGGGTCCATTGATTAgagtctttttattttgacatcGTACATTGAAATCTATGGGACCTCATCATTACTGAAAGGCgagttgcctttttaaaacaacaacaacaacaacaacaacaaacagcagCAACAGCTAACACATTTATTATGTGCTTACTGTTTGCCAGGCACGTAACTGGTTACATGACACAGGGTGGTCCCCACACAACCCTGCGAGTTTGCCGTTAGCTTCATTTTGCcgaagaagaaatggaagcttAGAAAACTTAACAAATTTGCCCTAACCCACAAAACTAGCACATGGGGGAGCCTGGGTTTCATTCCAGGTACTCTAGAAGTCTGCTGTGTTGATGACCATGATATATATCATCCAAAGAATATGAATTTGAGAGTTTTAAGGGATGCTTTTATTATTCCAGAAGGTGGGATAGGGAATCAATATTTATGTgttaggtttttcatatatattattttatttgttgttataCCCATTGCTCTGATGAGAAAAGCAAGgttcagggaggttaagtgacttgcccaagatcacatagctagtaatGAATAGAGTTAAGAATTGAACCCAGTTCaatttgactccaaagcccaggctTTTTCCATTGCACACTATTGCCTTCCTAAAAATACTGAATATAATAGTCCTTGGGATTGAACTCAAAGTTGGAAACGTCTCTCCTGGATCTTCTAgaggtctctgtctttctctgctcccccaaAGACCTCTTTTTTGCCCACATTCCACCAGGTGTTTTTCACACTTGTCTTATTCTCGATCGGACCTCTATTTCAACCAAAGACACACTGGGGCTTTGCTTTAGAAGCCAGGGCTGCTGGCGTGGTCAGGGAGTGGGTCGCCTGTGGCGGGGAACAGGACAGCTTGCTCTGCTTGTCCCTGTGGCCCTTCCTCTGACCCCACTGCTCTCCCCATCCCAGCAGGCCTGTCAGGCTGCAGCTGGGCCAAGAGCAGGGGGCTTGCCAAGCTCCCCAGGAGGGGGCTTTTGTCAGAGGCACCGGGTCTGCCCCTTGCCCTCCGAACTCTCAGCCCTCCTgctgcatttttttctgtgttctcattAACCTCTGTTCCCACCCCAGTCTTAGTCTGTCCCTCTCAGGGCAGGGTGAACTGCCAAGGcacaatttttcttatttttttcttcccgaACCCAAGTTCGCGAAACCTCATCACCATGGGATCTGCAGCCCGTGCCTGTGTGTGGGCAGCCGCAGAATGTCTCTGAGGGCACTGGAGGGTTTCCCTGGTAACTTGTGGGTCAGTCTGCACCCTGTGCACTGCCAGGCACAGGGAACAAACTTGGAAGATCTGACACTGGGCAGGCTCTTGGGCCATATCCTGGATGACCTGATGGGGAGAGATCGCGGGGGTCCGTGGCTGTGAGCCCCCGGGTAGATCAGGGCGTCTCCCAGCCCTCCATGTCTGTGCCTGGGTCAGGCCTCTCCCCACAGGCTCAGAGCCTCTTGCTGCAAGGCACTGCGAATGACCTGCTGAGTGAACAGGAACGAAATAGAACAGAGCGACCTCCGGTCACTGAGTTTTCCTGCGGTGACCATTCTCACAGGCTCTGTGGGgcacttttagaagaaaaagctTTGAGACATCTCAAAGGAGCAAATGGAGGACCCAAGGCACCCCCTCAAATGTCCGTGGCATCACACCGAATTTTGTGAGCCCCTCCTTCTCATCCTCAGTTTCATTCCTAACTTTTCCTTCTCTAGCTTCTGAAATAAATCCCGAAACTGCCCCTCCTTTTCCCATTATAATTTGCCGTCAGgtttaaaaaagttttcctgGTGTTTCCATCTTTGTGTGCTATTTCCTTGTTAGCCAGGGACCCTTCTGGATCTTCGACTGTGCTGCTTGCTGCTGACGCCTTTTCCCTGGTGGCAACTCCCACCTCGCGGAATACCTTGGGGACAGGGTTCACAGCGAGCAGAAGGGGCAGGAGACTGGAGATGGTCTCCCTTTTTCTTCACCAGCTTTCCCTGTGCTGTCCTGCTTCCCACAGAAATGGGACTATAACCAGAGGACTGAGTGCCCTGGATGGGTCCCTGATGCCAGTTCTCAGGGGCAGTGATTCCCACATCTGGCTGACATTAGGATCATTCAGGAAGCTctgaaaataatacagatttctGAGTTCTCCTTCAGTCCTAGAGATCCAGTATCTCAACTGGGGCTTGCCAAGGGGTCCCTGAGACCCACCACAATGCTGAGGAAAATGGGCACTTGGGTGGGAGCGAGTGTGACCAGAAAGCAAGGGAGGTTGGGGGCCGCGGAGATGGTtagtgaggcagggagaggtagGTGAGGGACTGAGGAGCTTTGGACAGACAGAAGCTGAGGTTCTGGTGGATGTGGGCATTGGGAGCTTGACATGGAGGTAAGGAGAGCAGGGGCCTACTTGGGAGCTGctagggcagggctgggcagagaCCGGAAATGGCAAACACAGAGATGGTAGGACACCTGCCTGGTGATTTCTGCGCCCGTAACTTAGTGCTCCTTTGTGGTGCTCACATCCTCTGAAGACGGGAGGTGCCTGGGGAGGGTCTGTGGCCCCAGGACCCCACCTCCTGCAGATCTGCAGAGTTGCCTAGTTCTGTTTGCCTTGATGTTCTTTCTCTTTGGGATGTTATTGTAGCTGTTGAATCTAAATCATAACATGCCGGGGCTGGGTCAGCCAGCTGAGACAACAGTAACAACCATGCCCTATGTTTAGCCGCAGagctccttcccccccccccccccccccccccccccgcccccccccccccNNNNNNNNNNNNNNNNNNNNNNNNNNNNNNNNNNNNNNNNNNNNNNNNNNNNNNNNNNNNNNNNNNNNNNNNNNNNNNNNNNNNNNNNNNNNNNNNNNNNcccccccccccccccccccccccccccgaggagTATAAAGCCCTTACAGATGCATTTCTATTCATCCTCAACTTTGTCAGCTACGGactactttctgtttttcagatagCAGATTTTGAGGCACACAGGGGCAAAGCCATATCTCATGTTGGCATTGATATTAAGGGCCTATATCTGTCCCTGGATTCCTTCTGAACTGGTCACACTGCCAGGAGGGGCAAGGATAGGGGGGAAGTGCAGGCAGAACCCAGGGCTGTATTTCTGTTATACAAAAGTTGGTGCTGGGTCTAGCCTAGTCCTAgggctccctcccagcctcctccatCAAGTCCATTAGTCTTTTCCAATGCCCAATGCCCATGCCATCCTGGTAGTGCCCAAGAAACTCCATCTAGGGGCCCAGGAAGTAGAGCCCATTGGGACAGCAGGGTCACAGGCTGAGAGCAGGGTTCTCACCATTGCTAGCCAGTGCCTGGCTCAGCCATGGGCCTGTGTGCCCCCATGGAGCCCAGATGGCCTGGCTCTCCTGGTGTGCAactttcttgccttttccccaTGTAGGTATGGATGGACGCAGGCACCCAGATTTTCTTCTCCTTCGCCATCTGTCTAGGGTGCCTGACAGCCCTGGGCAGCTACAACAAGTACCACAACAACTGCTACAGGTGACTGGGGGCAGTGGGGCCCAGGCCACCAATCTGCCTCTCTCAACTGCCCCCCTCCAGCATGCTAGATCAAGGGTGATTTGGAGGGTGCACCAGCTCATGGATTCACCTTCCCCCTACTCGTCTTCACCCCATTTTCCAATGCCCCAGGGCCGCAAGTTGCTGAAAGGAGCCAACCGCAGCACGGGCAGGGGGATTGCTTCCAAAGGCTGGGATAGTTGCAGTTGGCTGGGAAACCACAGTGAGGGCCCAACCCTCCGACTAACGGAGACGTTGGTGGGCTGAAGCCTGAGGAGTAATTCATCATACACAGTGGAACCTTGGCCTGGCCTGCTTTGTATATTTGCCCCAACAAACACTGAATCCTTACCTATTTTTACCTCACTGCTCCCCTTCccatgtccccctccctctggttCCCAACTTGGTTCATATCAGAGCATTCATGCTAATTTCAAtcttagctaaaaaaaaaaaaaaatcatgtcatgaATTGCGAAATCAAATTTGAGGGATGGGAGTTATTTGTTGCTTGGGATTGTCTATGTCCATACCCTCCATATTAGTACGCCAAACTGAATTGTGTCTGAGTGGTAGCGTCCCAAGTGGTGTGGTGGCAATATGGCAGGGAGGGAAGGCCGTGTGGCAGTTTGTAGTTTTTAGACTAGCATTTTACTTCCTTAGAGCCTTATTCTTTCATGACTACCTTGACTGACTCCAAGTCTCAGCTAATggagtgggcagggggagggcagaatcTAATCCTGGCGGGCAGCCCCTCTCTGGCCTGCGTGAAGGGCTGGGGTGAGTGTCTGCCTGTCTGAGGGGCAGTGCTCCCAGTTCCTGTTGGCAAcccctctctgaccctgcctGTCTCCGCCTTCCCACCTGCCCCACAGGGACTGCATCGCCCTCTGCTTCCTCAACAGCGGCACCAGCTTTGTGGCCGGATTTGCCATCTTCTCTGTCCTGGGCTTCATGTCTCAGGAGCAAGGGGTGCCCATCTCTGAGGTGGCCGAGTCTGGTGAGTGTTGTGGGGAAGGGCGCCAGGGGTGGCTTCTGTGAGTTTTGCTTGAACCTTCGCCAAGCGGGATCTGTACACGTTTCTATTGTCGCCTACACTGGGGGTGAGCCATAGTCATCTTTCGGTGGACGTGTCCTAGGAAGACCTGGGGAGCACCCTCATCCCAGCTTCAAAGGGTAGAGGCATAGACAGTGAGCATTTCCCACAGCTGGCCTCCACGTCCTTGCCCTGGAGGCAACCAAGGTGATGAGGTTCATGTTTCTCCTTCCAGAAACAGTTTAGGCATATATGAGTAAAaagtgcacgcgtgcacacacacacacacacacacacacacataaacattcaTACATGCCTAGCACATATTACTACTGCTATTTCTTACTCCCTTCAAAAAGCTAATTGATAATATACTATATACAGCTGGTATACAGCTGGGCTTTTTGTTTTactcactttacttttttttaagtttatttatttatttggagagagacagagacagtgcaacggaggaggggcagagagagagagggagagaatcccaagcaggctcctcactgtcagcagggagcacaaggctcgaactcatgaaccatgagatcatgacctgagctgaaatcaggaattggatgcataactgactgagccacccagctgccccttgtTTTGCTCATCTTAAACTGTATCTCGAAGATAAGTTTATGGTGGCACATAGTTTCCTCCTTTTCACCATGCAGTGCTATTGTTGCTTTTAAACAAAATCAAGGATTGGTCCCCTACCTGGGTAAGCTGTAAATGTCCCTTGCCCTTCCCCTATTCTTGAGGGCCACCGTCGTGCACTCACTAGCAAGGCAGTGTTTTATTATAACGTTCCCACAGCACATCCTGTTACGCAGAGTACCAAGCACTGGGATCCCACTGAGTCTTATTAAAAATCATAGCGTttcacttttattaaacatttactaaatgccaggcactgtgtgaagCATTTTGCCCGCACCATGCAGTGGAAAGCTTTGAGGCAGGTGCTAGAATTATCTCCCTCTCACCAGTGTGTGACACTGGGTCAGCTGCACAAATGTACCTGGCCTGCCCAACCCCTTGGCTCTTAAGTTTGAAACCTCTGGTTTGGGGCAAGAGATCCTGAGAGTGAGCCTGAGGATTCAGGGTGGAGCTTGCAGAAACGCAGGTGATATGCCTCCTTTCCATTTTCCAAAGCCCTTCACACCCACAGTGTCTAGGTTCCATCCCTGCCAGTGAGAATACAGCGGGTGGTGCCTTGGAAATTTGGGACCCAGGTAGAGGTTTAGGTGGCTTCTCCTGGGTGAGTTTGGGGGTGATGATGGTAACTTTGGGGTCAAGTTTCCTCTGGCTCCTGTGATTCCATGGCCCCCGCTGGGAAGCCTTGGGATCAAACACGGCCTGGAGCCAGCCCAGGCACTGCGctgtgttcctctgcttcttgctGTAGGCCCTGGCCTGGCTTTCATCGCCTACCCCCGGGCTGTGGCGATgctgcccttctctcctctctgggctTGCTGCTTCTTCTTCATGGTCGTCCTCCTGGGACTGGACAGCCAGGTACCAAGAACTGGCCGAGCAGAGCCTGAGAgatgggtgggtgtgtgggggcTGGAGAAGGGGGAGCAGGGGAAACGAGGCTGAGCCTGATGTCCCGAGGGGCCTTAAAAGAGCCGGGGGCTGGGCGAATGTCAGAAGTGGATGCCCTTCTAGGGACCAACACGAGCTCTGAAGGGGAGGTCCAGACTTAACTGTACAGGACAGCTTCGGGGACCTGAGACAGGGATGCTGCAGGGCTGACGCTGGGAGCCAGAAGCCAGAGCTAGTTGGTGCAGCGTGTTTTGGGAGCTCTCTTTCCCTCCAATTCTTTTGCCCTCTCATCCAGTTTGTGTGCGTAGAAAGCCTGGTGACGGCGCTGGTGGACATGTACCCCCGTGTATTCCGCAAGAAGAACCGGAGGGAGCTTCTCATTCTCGGCGTGTCTGTCGTCTCCTTCTTTGTTGGGCTGGTCATGCTCACAGAGGTGAGGGTCTGGGAGGCTTGGAGGTGCGGACCGGGTGAGGAGGAGAAGCCAAGCTGGACGCTGCCACCTGTCAGGCGGAGCAGGCTGTGTGGGTTCAGGTCGCGGGGCAGGCCTTCCGGGTTTCAGGGCCCTGGGACGCCCTCCTTTCCCAGCCACAGGAAGCACAAAGCAGGCGGCGCCTTCCTCTGACCTTTGGACACTGGCCACCTACCTTTGGGGGTGGCCAAGGGGTCATTTGGATCCAGGTAAGCTAAGAGGTGTGAAAAGATGGTCAGAAAGTCCTGGATTAGGACTGCCTCTCCAGCAAGCTCCTGTGATTTCCCAGGCAACTGAACCAAGTTCCAGGGACAAActtcaaaggaagaaagggagccctggggaggggtgatattttctgttttgtctcaaGGGAGACGGAAGGAGATGGAGCTTGCCAGCTTGACAGTATCGAGGACAGCCCCTGTCGAGCGTTTGCCAAAAAAGTACACACTTTTTCTTAGACTTACGGGTCAATCCCTAAATGTTCTCAGGGATGAGCTAACAACAGCTGTCTGTTTTACCTTCCTTccaaaaatcataataaaaaataattactgtctCATATCTGCCTAGTGCCTTAGAGCTTACAGACTATGTTGTTTTAATATCTGTCTCCCATGATCCTCACCAGGTCTGCTCTGTGTCTGAGGGTGTGAGGCCAGAGGCCATGAGCCAATCTGTTTCCTCTggatacatttcatttttttctttttttaatctcttcctgGGCAGGGCGGTATGTACGTGTTTCAGCTCTTTGACTACTACGCAGCCAGTGGCATGTGTCTCCTGTTTGTGGCCATCTTTGAGTCCCTCTGCGTGGCTTGGGTCTATGGTGAGTGACTCTTCCCCCAGGTTCCAACCCCAGTACTCATCGTCACCTCAGGGCCTGAGAGCAAAAGACAGTCATCTGCTCACACCCACCTTTTCCTGGGGCACCTCCCCTACTCAGCCTCAAAAATCTTCTGGTTGCTATTGCTACCATTGTCACTCTCCTGGTTATGACTGTACCCAGACCACCCCAAGTGGGTCCAAATCCTGTCTTATCCAAACCTTTTCAGCCCTTAACAGCCTTGGTAATCAGAAAGTTATTATCTTTGCCTAAGCTGAGTTCTGCCCACTGCCGTGCATGCCTATGAATTTCAGGGAAGAGAGTCTCCCAGCAGCGATTTGGAAAGACAACCATGGTAGCTTCTGTTCATTGGCCTTTGCCCATCCTGCCTCTGCCTTCGATGCTAAAGAATgtcctttctcccccttccttccttctcttctgcacGGTAGGAGCCGGGCGCTTCTACGACAACATTGAAGATATGATTGGGTACAGGCCATGGCCTCTTATCAAATATTGTTGGCTTTTCCTCACACCAGCCGTATGCACAGTAAGATAACCCTCAGGGGGTAAAACTACAGGAAGGCAAAGAAGGACGGTGGCCGTAGGAGGGTAGATAGGCTGTTAGCCCTGGAAAGGATGTGTCCATGAGGATTGAGAATCACTTTAGATTTTCACTCGTCCTCCTCTTGGATTCTAGAAAACGATTAGCGAGATagattcttcttttccatttcacagaaggaCAGACTGAGGTTCAGAGCTGTCAGATGGCTTGAACCCACACCACAGAGTGAGTCGAATGTCACAGGGCAGGAGCAAAACCCAAGTGTCCTGGGTTGCTCATAATAATACTATTAACCACAGCAATTATAATAGCACCGTCACAGGGCACTTACTTCACATTAGGCATAGAGCGTGGTACACATTTTAGCCCACGTTATCTGCACAAGAACCCCATGAAGCAAGAATTACCGTTAGATTCATTTTATCGGTGAAGCTGAAGCCAGAGAGGTGAAGCCATTTGCCCAAGTGAGAAAGTGGCCGTGAGCTACTTTGGCAGCTTGGCTTCAGATCCTGAACCATAAACCACTAAGTGCTGCTTCCTTGGGCTCTATCTTGTGTGTCAGCAGTCCCCCCACACGCCCACTATAGGCAGGGCATAAATGAGGCCCAGGGGGAAGGAGGCATGACCCTTGCCCTTGAGGCCCTGGCAGCCCCTCCTGACGGTGCAGGAGACTTAAGCAGCCGAAAACACCAGCAGCCATGTGACCATGTCCTAGCTGAGGGCCGGCCATGTGTATGGGTGCCCGGGGGTGCAGGGACCCTGCAGGAACAAGGTAGGTGCCCTGGAAATACTACTGGGGGTGTGGACTTTGAGTAGAATGTGGATGGGGATTGGGGGTTGATTGACCCAGTTGAGCCTGGAGGCAAATCCAGTCTTGCAAGGGGACTGGTCTCTGCCAGCTCTCCCAGGGGGGCCAAGGGCACAAGGCCCCTGCTCTCccagcccctttctcttctcctctcatcCTCAGGccaccttcctcttctccctgatCAAGTACACGCCACTGACCTACAACAAGAAGTACACATACCCGTGGTGGGGTGACGCCCTGGGCTGGCTCCTGGCTCTGTCCTCCATGGTCTGCATTCCTGCCTGGGGCTTCTACAAGCTCAGCACCCTCAAGGGCTCCTTCAGAGAGGTAGAGAGTCAGTAGGGCGGGTAGGAGCCCTAGAGGGTGAGGTA
Proteins encoded in this region:
- the SLC6A13 gene encoding sodium- and chloride-dependent GABA transporter 2, giving the protein MDSRISSTASNGETKPVYPVMEKTKEDGTLERGHWNNKMEFVLSVAGEIIGLGNVWRFPYLCYKNGGGAFFIPYLIFLFTCGIPVFLLETALGQYTSQGGITAWRKICPIFEGIGYASQMIVILLNIYYIIVLAWALFYLFSSFTIDLPWGSCHHEWNTESCVEFQRTNGSLNVTSENATSPVIEFWERRVLKISDGIQHLGALRWELALCLLLAWVICYFCIWKGVKSTGKVVYFTATFPYLMLVVLLIRGVTLPGAAQGIQFYLYPNLTRLWDPQVWMDAGTQIFFSFAICLGCLTALGSYNKYHNNCYRDCIALCFLNSGTSFVAGFAIFSVLGFMSQEQGVPISEVAESGPGLAFIAYPRAVAMLPFSPLWACCFFFMVVLLGLDSQFVCVESLVTALVDMYPRVFRKKNRRELLILGVSVVSFFVGLVMLTEGGMYVFQLFDYYAASGMCLLFVAIFESLCVAWVYGAGRFYDNIEDMIGYRPWPLIKYCWLFLTPAVCTATFLFSLIKYTPLTYNKKYTYPWWGDALGWLLALSSMVCIPAWGFYKLSTLKGSFRERIRQLLCPAEDLPGWNRAEPSAPATPRTSLLILTEVESHC